The following are from one region of the Dermacentor albipictus isolate Rhodes 1998 colony chromosome 5, USDA_Dalb.pri_finalv2, whole genome shotgun sequence genome:
- the LOC139059930 gene encoding procathepsin L-like, producing the protein MLRISLLCAFVAVTIAASSHEILRSQWEAFKATHKKSYQSNSEELLRFKIFSENALLVARHNEKYARGLVSYKLGMNQFGDLLPHEFAKMFNGYGGARTAGRGSTFLPPANVNYSSLPESMDWREKGAVTPVKNQGQCGSCWAFSATGSLEGQHFLKTGKLVSLSEQNLVDCSQSFGNNGCEGGLMDNAFKYIKANHGIDTEESYPYEAVDGTCRFKKQNVGATVTGFVDIEEGSEDDLKKAVATVGPVSVAIDASHSSFQLYSEGVYDEPECSSETLDHGVLAVGYGVENGKKYWLVKNSWSETWGDKGYIKMSRDQDNQCGIASSASYPLV; encoded by the exons ATGCTGCGAATCAGCTTACTCTGCGCCTTTGTGGCGGTAACCATAGCGGCAAGCTCTCATGAAATCCTACGCAGCCAATGGGAGGCATTCAAAGCGACCCACA AAAAATCCTACCAATCCAACTCGGAGGAGCTCCTGAGGTTCAAGATATTCAGTGAGAACGCCTTGCTGGTTGCCAGGCACAATGAGAAATACGCCAGAGGCCTCGTATCGTACAAGCTTGGCATGAACCAGTTCGGCGATCTG CTGCCGCACGAGTTCGCAAAGATGTTCAACGGCTACGGCGGTGCCCGAACAGCTGGACGGGGATCTACGTTCCTGCCACCGGCGAACGTCAACTACAGCAGCCTGCCAGAATCTATGGACTGGCGCGAGAAAGGTGCCGTGACACCCGTGAAAAACCAGGGACAGTGCGGATCCTGCTGGGCCTTCAGCGCC ACTGGGTCTCTGGAAGGCCAGCATTTCCTGAAGACCGGCAAGCTGGTCTCACTCAGTGAGCAAAACTTGGTCGACTGCTCCCAATCCTTCGGGAACAACGGCTGCGAGGGCGGGCTCATGGACAACGCTTTTAAGTACATCAAGGCGAACCACGGTATTGACACCGAAGAAAGCTATCCTTATGAGGCTGTG GATGGCACGTGCCGCTTCAAGAAGCAAAACGTTGGTGCAACCGTCACTGGCTTCGTAGACATCGAGGAGGGATCTGAAGACGACTTGAAGAAGGCGGTCGCCACCGTTGGCCCAGTTTCCGTAGCCATCGACGCAAGCCACTCATCATTCCAGCTGTACTCCGAAG GAGTGTACGATGAACCCGAATGCAGCAGTGAAACGCTGGACCACGGTGTGCTCGCTGTCGGCTATGGTGTTGAGAACGGCAAGAAATATTGGCTCGTCAAGAACAG TTGGAGCGAAACCTGGGGAGACAAGGGCTACATCAAGATGTCACGTGACCAAGACAACCAGTGCGGCATCGCCTCTTCAGCCAGCTACCCGCTCGTCTAA